The Coregonus clupeaformis isolate EN_2021a chromosome 26, ASM2061545v1, whole genome shotgun sequence genome window below encodes:
- the LOC121539988 gene encoding rhombotin-1, with amino-acid sequence MVFDKEESVSLVPLQSKGKPRVCAGCNRRIMDRFMLEALDRYWHEDCLKCACCDCRLGDVGSTLYTRANLILCHKDYLRLFGVTGNCAACSKVIPAFEMVMRAKENVYHLDCFACQLCSQRFCVGDKFFLKNNMILCQLDYEGGHQNGNSERQVL; translated from the exons ATGGTGTTTGACAAGGAggaaa GTGTCTCCCTCGTGCCTCTCCAGTCCAAAGGGAAGCCGAGGGTCTGCGCCGGGTGCAACCGGAGGATCATGGACCGCTTTATGCTCGAGGCTCTGGACAGGTACTGGCATGAGGACTGTCTGAAGTGTGCCTGCTGTGACTGTCGCCTAGGTGACGTGGGCTCCACCCTATACACCAGAGCCAACCTCATCCTCTGTCACAAGGACTACCTGAG gcTCTTTGGGGTGACTGGGAACTGTGCAGCCTGCAGTAAAGTGATCCCGGCCTTTGAGATGGTGATGAGAGCCAAGGAGAATGTCTACCACTTGGACTGCTTCGCCTGCCAGCTCTGCAGCCAGAG aTTTTGTGTGGGCGACAAGTTTTTCCTGAAGAACAACATGATACTGTGCCAGCTGGACTACGAGGGGGGGCATCAGAATGGAAACTCTGAGAGGCAGGTTCTGTAG